The genomic region ttttgatattttaagcTCAAATTTTCGTAAAGTATGTAGACCTCCCATAGTTaatgaggaaaagaaaacGGTAGCTAGAAATAGCAAAGTAGTTGAGGTGCGTATGCTTGGGGCAATTATAACTTAAGAACATGACGGCATGTTTGTTGGACCCATACCCTTATGTCCAAACCTAAAAGACAAATATTATtcactcaaaacacaaaacgaAATCTTCATGTTGTTGGTGCAGTGATAGAAGAGTTGGTTTTTGAGACGGACTTTTAGCAATTAATTAGGAttcgaaattttcaaaaatcaacCCTTGTTATCAGATATTTAGGGTGTTTGGctgagcttataagctccaaaattttatttggtaaaatcttttttagaaaatttataaaattttaaaataagatgttttgaaatattataattttttttaaaaaaaaaaactctctctttctctctctctctctctctctcaactgctatttaaattttcttgcattcgaaaagagaaaatactttattatttaatcataaattattatagctaaacaaaaataagattgatattgatgttatatttattaaaaaatataaattcaagacattataaattatatgattagaaataatcattgcattaataaaaaaatatctattttatatctatgttaatatttaacaagCATGAaagtatacatatattatttctattcaaaaacttaggtaataatttatcatttttatttatattcataaaaatttattttatttatattcgtaaaaaattttagagtTAAATTAATGTGTACTATTTATGACATAATGAAATCATGACCCTTCAAAGTACCAAATAAGTTACTCTAAGGggcttaaatttaatatatatatatatatatatatataaggtatAGATTTTTCAACGCAAAAAAACAGttatattatcaaatacaattttttttaaagtgataattatatgattacatCAACATCTCATTAAGCTGAGCAATTCAccaattcaatcaatacatcaatataagtagggataattacaccatcCTCCCCTTAGATTTGGTGCAATTATACGTAAACCCCAAAACTCAAAACCATAGTGCGATTATATAGAATCTCCACGAACACTCTTTTACCccaaaactcaaaaaatatctacaaaaacaaattcaaacagtGGGCGATTAATTTCTACACCTACCATTCACCTTCCCCTCTACCTTTCATCTATTCCCTAATAAGCTCCCAAAATTACAACTGGCAATAACTCTACACTTATTTATGTctataaacacacacacacaaactgCTTCTGAGGTTCGACAGTAATGGAAGAGGAAGACATCTTTCATTCTCCACAAACTGTGTTGGAAGAGAGAGATGAAAAagctgatgatgatgagaagaGAAAGCTGCGCCTCATGAGAGCTACTGTTGATACCAAAGATCCCTCTTGCAAGGTAGGTACCCCACCGCTTTCTTCATCAACAATCTCAATTCTGAACCAccattcttttttgtttttgttctaTTCTCGGGTTTCTCCAAATGCGATTCTACTTCTTCTATGAAGATTGATGATCATGTGATCCTCCAGCTTTTCGTGTGGAGATTTTGGGATCAGAGGTAACTGAAAGTCACAAAACAGTCGGCAAAATTTTGACtataacttaattattttaatgcaatttaccctcaaGTAcggaaaatgagcaaaaaaattaaaaaattattttaaaaaataaagtaaattgcGTTTGTATTTAAACTACGGATGCAACTTAtctataatatgaaaaatgagtaaaaaaattaaaaaaaatattttgaaaaataaaataaattacgtTCTTATTCAAATGATTgagggataatttgcttcattttctaCAATATAAAgggttattttatattttttgtttcaaaggggagtttttgttcatttttcagATTTCAGGGGTAAAATTGCCATTTAGCCtttactatataataaattttaatactcCAATCTAATTAAGGTTATTCAGATTTATCTgaagtagtttttttttctgagGTGTGTTTATCCTTCGTATTGTAGTGataataatattgtgtttGGATCGAAAAATTTGAGGGAGaagtaaaaaggaaaatgtttGAGAAATAAACCACAAACTCACCTCTTTCAAAGTAAAATAAGGAACACTTTTTCTCAGCATTTTCTTCCTTAGAATTCAAGATCCAAACACGGCAGAACAATAAAGACCTAGCTCgttctattaatttttgggctgaattatattttagtcctataattatacttagttAGTACTTTAATCCCTATtacgataaaaaaaaatatagtatacaATACTAAacaattataggactaaaatatcaaaagagtATAttgtaggactaaaaatgcaattaagtCTTAACATTGGtatcataattaatgattttctagagttgtaaattattatttaatttagttagGCAGTTGACtcagaatttaaaattgagaGCAAGTAATGGAAATCAAGTCCAAGTAAACACATTGACGTGTCACGTGcctgaataaataattatctaagTTCACCTTACAGCGGAGGATAATATctttatcattataaaaaattaaaaaaatagttacttTTTACTCGTAATAAGTAGTTTGTAATATtgcaatatcaaattttaaaatattaattatatatataaatatttatactaatataatcaattattcatttatttttatttatattattttaaaattaaaaattatttattatatacgtACAACAACAACGGTGTGCCACGACCACGGCTAATATATACTTTCCAATGAGGTCGTTTTTGTTTGGTTGGTAAACCTCACAACCAGCATGAACTGCAgtgttaaattattcaaataaatatgattgggtcaaattaaataaattacataataagtataatatatttattgtgtgattgattattttttttaaattatatatacactaattatataataaaaatattatatttttcgtgtgattgatttaagctgactaattaaatttaatttggattagaaatatatgtatatatatttttttacttatacaTTGGGGTGACATCTTTCAATTATTAGGATTTTTGGAAGGGAAAATCCAAAAGTATTGTTACTATCATTTTCTGCCAAACTtgacatatttcttttttgtccaTGTCTTTAATGCATGCTTGACTTAGGTaggaaaatatcaaataaatccaaattgaCTTCAGGgtcttcatcatttttcattattgCACTAACATCAACATTCAATGTAACATACAAAGGGGAAATTGTGTTTCTCGTTCTGTATTTTAGATcggtatattttttattttattagttacgaaatttttattagtgattcataaattaaaaaaagtctCATTTCAATCATTTGGTAAGATACTGTTAAAAGTGAGTTTTTTAATGGAATTTTACGCAACgactaaaaataagttttcgTTTTGTAACTTACGAGAGCATTAATGAGAATCCGGTAATCAGTAGAGCGGGAAACACTATTTCTCCTAACACGTCACAAGAACGTTCATTTTGTTACAAATGATAAGTCtcatagttttaattaatgacAATTCATCTCTAAAAGTTGTCAGGAGCAAGAAAACATGTGACAAGAATATCGTAcgttttataaataattaaattagtaacACATGTTGAGTGACGATTTATTACGGAACTGGTGGGCAGGAGATAGATGAGTTAACACTGAGAAGGTTTCTTCGAGCACGCGATCTGGATGTGGAGAAAGCGTCGGCGATGTTCTTGAAATACTTAGCATGGAGGAGAACGTTCGTTCCAAAGGGTTATATTTCGGAGTCTGAGATTAGGGATGAAATAGAACAGAAGAAGATGTTCATGCAAGGCAGAGACAAGCAAGGCCGTCCCATTGCAGTTGTGTTTGCTTCCAGACATTTTGCAGCCAAAGGAGGCGTCGACGAATTCAGACGTTCGTGTTTacgtttttttaaaaataaatgtttaaCTATTTGTTTCTCACGTTTCGTGGTTCGATTTTCAGGTTTCTTGGTGTTCGCGCTTGATAGACTGTGTTCcaggtataatttttttttttttttggggtcaaaaggcaataaaattattcataggCAAAAAATTCCTCtagataacaaaaaaatgacaacGTAATCCctgaacttttaaaaaattgacagcATCTACCTAGTGACATGGGTAGTAGtagatttgtttttcaaatttttctttacctaatattattttgttcatagggggtaaaatgcaattaaccaATTTTCTCCTTAAGtagaaaagtatttaatttggcttagttttaaataaaaattaaaaatgagaaaattttgtatatacttGCATTGTTGCCCTCAAAAGCAAGAACTCAGATAAAGTGATGTCAAagtattacttttttaatgtaagggtattttcaagaaaaagagtttattttattatgttcccgattaacaaaaaggaaaagaattgACATATTTTGGGATGTTGGagtagaaaagaaaaccaaaattagtacaatctttttattttggataattatatttacactctaTTCTAAGacctatttatacaaattattttttttgtttttttgcataattatagaaatgaCCTAcgacaacaaaaaaaatatgaatagtctgtaattttgtataataatgttgatattttgggaggtatgtataatttttcaaaaagaaggATAGTTTGGGTAAATAATGACTTTTCTGACATGTGTATGtgtaacttttttaaaaaacatgaataatttatattgatagaCTATAAATCTGAGAGTGTAGACTGAGTTTTAGTATTTTGTGCTGTAAATCAGAATTCCTGATGGACAAGAGAAGTTCACAATTATTGGAGATATTGAAGGATTTGGCTACTGCAACAGCGATGTTCGTGGAACTATTGCAGCTATCAACATTTTACAGGTTCATAAACAATTAACCTTGTTAGTTCAATTTTACCACTGTAAAAACCAAAGGAGCCATCAGATGAGAAATCCACCCACTGCTGATCAGTGTTTAGTTTTGATCACAGGAATACTACCCAGAAAGACTCGGAAAATTGTACGTCATTCACGtaccatatatatttatgacgTTGTGGAAGATCGTTGCACCATTCATCGACAAAAATACCAGGAAGAAGGTAAAAGTTTCTTCGCTTTCTCAAGTTTACTGCACAATGATGGTGGTCTGATTTGTGTTTCCTCTGTACAAGATCGTGTTTGTGGAGAACAAGAGACTGCATGCTACTCTGCTAGAGGACATAGACGAAAGCCAGCTTCCAGAGGTTTATGGAGGGAAACTGGAGCTAATTCCCATTCAAAACGGCTAGGGGGTTATGCATCTGAACCGTGCAAGTTGTATGATGTTTACATCTGCAGCAAGCAGTTACACAAAATGGATCGTAGTACAATGACGTATGTAGAGTTCCTGCTTGCTTTTCAAGTCCAGAAAATGAGGACTGTAGTGTTTGTATGGATGCTAGGTGCCTGtgaatctatatatattgagcaGGTAATATGGATTAATGTGCACATTCTGCTAACATCTTGTATACAAGGAAGgatgaaagaaaaggaagcaGATATCAGAACtcatttaagaaaaaaggagaTTTCATTTCCAAATTCAATGTTATGACATGCTGATAGACCAACAGTAAAATGCCTAAATACATTCAAGTTGAATTTTCAGCaaattgttaaatttgaataaatacaaaaataaattacaatcaaaacATGCTAGGAGAAATGACAAGAAGATAGTAGTTTCAAGAAGAAACGTACTCAGTATGCTCTCGGTTCCGGTTAGCAACCAACTTCGATTATTAATGGGACATAACTCATGAGGAAACGAGGTGAAGGTTACTCTATTGAGTTGAGTTGTGGCAGAACATGGTTCTCAGCAATAGCAGAAATATTCTGTCCAACACCCACCACAAGCAGTTTAGGCTTCCTACCTTCCGAAAGGCCTTCCTTTAGCTCTGTAATGAATTATGCACAAACCTCCAGACAGGTCCCCTAGCTCCAGAAGCAGCATAAGTTTTCATTATATGAATACTGCAGCTTGTCAAGGTAGCTGCTCTCTAGTGTTTACTTGGTAGTATGAAACATAACATACCTGCAAAATCGAAGATGTAAATTTCATTCCAAGCATTGTCACCAGAAGGTTTAGTATTCAATCAGATAATGTACTTCTCGAGCAATTCTGTAGCACCTTAACTGACGGTTAACTTGGTCTTGCTTATCCCTTCTTGTTCATCTCCATAGTCGGTAACAGCAAGTCTGAGTTTTAAAACTGAAATCTCGTGATTTTTGCAGCCTCCAATATTAGCTACCAATAGTCACCACAGGTGCATGAGCCCCTTTCAAACCTATGAAAGCGAATCCTATCCCTCACTGTTATTACCCTATGTAATACCTTAGACACGATTTTCATCCAACAGTGGCAATCAACACAAGTACGCAGGTTTTTGGAAATTGGAATTTCAGTTCCAGGACTGGATTTCAGGATCCCAAATGCCAAGGCCAATTTTTCGCTGTGATAGTTCAAgttttcctccttttcttcttctgatATATCCATCAAAACTAAGTCAGGTGAGGAGACATAACCTTCCATTTTAGTGCGATGGATTAAAGCTTCTAATAATTTGTGGATTGCTTCAGTTTCAGGGTGCGACCTATCACCCGCCCTGAAGTGGTGGATGTCACCATGCAATTCAACCCAACTCTTGCCAGTACTCTTACGAACTCCCTTCTTGTGCATAGACCATCTCACCGTTTCTGCATTATCCCATTTCTTAGTCGAGCAGTAAGTATTCGACAACAAAACATAATCCCCACTACCAAGATGCTTTATTTTTGCAACAACTTCTTCGCCCAACTCAGGATTTTTGAGAGTTCTACAAGCACTAAGAAGCGTCCTCCATATAACAACATCAGGCTCCATTGGCATTTTGTTAATCATTGCATAAGCTTCTTCTAGAAGTCCTGCTCTTGCAAAGAGGTCAACCATTGCTCCGTAATGCTCAAGTTGCGGCTGAATTGAGTAATCATTTTTCATTAGATTAAAATACTTGCGACCCTGTTCTACAAAACCACAGTGGCTACATGCTGTGAGAAGACCAATGAAGGTTACTGCATCAGGTGAAACATTATCCCCTTCCATGGCTTTGAACATCGAAATTGCATCGACAGCAAGACCATGCATTGCCAACCCATTTATCATTGCATTCCATATGGAAACATTATTAGTTCTTTGAGCAGCATCAAATATAGATTTTGCTGTTTCAATTCTTCCGCATCTTGAGTACATGTCTACTAGGGCAGAcgacaatatataatttagtttgatttttttctctatcatTAAGCCATGCACCCACTTTCCATGATTAAGCGCTCCAAGCCTTGAACATGCAGTTATGACGGAAGAAAAAGTAAACCCATCCGGTTCAAATTTTGTCCTTAACATCTCCTTGAACATGCCTATTGCCTCCAGAAAGAATCCATTTTTGACACAACCACCAATTGTCGAGTTCCATGTGACCACATCTCGTGCAGGTAATGCTGAAAATACTTTCTTGGCAACATCAATTTCCCCAGCCTTCATGAAACTATCGATCAACAGATTGGCAGAGACCACATCACAATTCAAAAAGCAGACATCACTGAGTAGTTGGCGAGCAAGGTTGGGTTTCTCACAAGCTACATACACCTTTGTCAACATCGATAACAGTAATGGGCATGTTCCATACCCATGTTTAATGATTTTACCGTGCACAGAAACTGCAGTTCTAAAATCAGGGCTTAACTTGCATGATTCAAGAATGCGAAAAAGTTTTTGATCATCTGAAGGTATCAACACAAGAAAGACAATCACTTGCAGAGCTTGGAAAATCCATCAAGTacataacaaatcaaatttccaCATGCTAAATCTTCACAAAATTTAAACACGGCTTATCTAAAAACCAAGAGTAAAGCACAAAGCATTAACACAATGCAGCAAAAGAACACAACAACATCCGGCAGCCTCAGGTACACCAGTCACAAAATTTATGTCAATCAGCATAATCCCTTTTGCTCTCGCTCCATAATCTCAAATCTGTATACTAGAAAATGTCCGTCCAGCGCACCAAAGGATAACACAAGCATAGAAGCTCATAACGTCAACTATAAAagacaaaaaccaaaaaatgttCGGCTCTTTCTCATTCAAGATCACCAACTGAACAATAAAGCAAGAGTGCAAAAAGCAGCTCATTATTTATACAGCTGGAGAACTTATCAACCTCCAAACAAAGTTAATCTAAAACAAcacttcctttttcttttgaaccCGAGAAGCCTACTATCAATTGAAACAAAAGGCATATCCAGTAACATTTACTACACAATCAAACAACACTACAGCATATAGCTATTAAAGTCATACAACAGGACCTACACTTCAAAATACTACACACAACTGAGAAACAACTTGACAAGAACCGTAATTAGACAAAAGGCGAGGCGAATAACCTGATACTGAATAAAGGGTTTGCGGTGAAGCAACAGTTGAATAAGGTCTTGGAGTGAAAATCGTTGTATGGCTCCAACGAAGTGATGACCCTGGAGAAACAAGTCTCCTTCTCACGACTTCCATTCTCTACCATTTCCCTCGTAATTCATTGCATAAGTAGACTTCCAGCTTCTCAATCTGCTCCCCTTAGCAAGCCGGGTTTTCTGCCCTTTTCAGCTTTCcccctctttttcagttgatCTGAAATTTGCACCAAACCGAGTTGTTCTTGGGGTGGCCTGGGTTGGTGCCTTGCTGCTCCAATTTGGATTTCGGGCGGAAAATTGAACCGGGCGTGCCCATCGAGGGCCCGGGTTTGAAGCTGATGGATCTTCAAAGTTTCGAGTAATATAGCCCATATCATGTTAGCGGGTTTGGGCTGgatttggataattacacacaTAATCatacatattttgataaactgaataaatacattaattacaGGTAAAATTACGAAATTAGTCCTATATGTATAGGGAATGGCAAAATTGATCCAATAATTATagaattgacaattttaatcctttatattttaaatttatagcaaTCGTTCCGACATCCAAATGGGCCTCATTTACATAGCCAGCATCGCACATGAATGTTAACGTGGCAAAtggcaagaaaaaaaaattaatttagtgtTAAAGTGTTGTTaacttgtaaattttcaaattatcaagaaaaaccCCTAATAATCCCCTTCACCCTGCGACCCAAACACTCATCACTTCAAATGTCTCCTCAAATTTGAAAACGACTATTCCTTCAAAATCCCCCTTCTCCTAATTGCTTACtcatatactttaattttcagtttttttttctcgagAATCTCTCCGAACGGGAAGAGAGTTTTGTCGGGGATGAATAGTATGAACTTGTTGCCTCCATCCCTTGGGCCGACGATTAGGAGGCGCCGAGTATGGTGGGAAACTTGGAGGAGGCGTTGGTGAAGGTGTTGGCTTCGAGATGTGGCAGCAACAGATTAGCAATGCGCAAACAAAGCTTTGATGCTGCAATAGCAGTTGTTGCTCTCCAGAGGCTCGTCATTGCCAATGGGTATTGGatcaacaaaatttgaattgtatTAAGAGGGATTTCTAGGGTTTCTTTTTATCCCATGAATTTGGGAATTTACACTCAATAGACATTCAATTTCAGCActcaattttgcaattttgccttcattaaattattaaacaaaaaaaaattacaataattcacctgaataacatattaaagttcataaaatttcaatctcgtatcattttaatattaattttattgctcaaagtattttttatttagtctgtaatattttttacgaAAGTTCACGGGAAAAAATCATCAATACATAATACAAAactataagataaaaattctAGTTGagcattaattttataaaattaagtttttgaactatttttaactaaaatctattaatatatatatatatatatatatatatatttgaagggTGTGTTTTGATCAAAAGTGATCAATTTTCACTAAATTCTCAattcttagaattttttgaattttttttaattgtaaaaattttctatttggTAGGTAGGCATTAAtgacatattataattttcaaagcaTTTGACATGTTTAAATTACATCccttgtttattattatattttgtgatgtTGAGAATATTTattctgatatatatataaattccactaccccacatatatatttttagtgcacattatatatctattttattttataatttaattaaatttttacactgcattttaattatttttctttaatacgAAGAAAACTTCActtcatttcattattttaattaaaaaatataattactaattaacttttatttacatttactAATGTTATATGATATCTTTGATTTTAGTTCTAACACCTagattttctcatataattaatgtatctTCAATGtcagatttaaaaaaatataataattgactttatatatatatatgtatcaatattaattttttttaaatttataatattcgGTATGATCATCTTTATTCTAGCTCAACGcgtacttttaaaattggaataattttttagttgaaCATATCTATTATCTATtatctcttattatttatatttgacctcaatacttcaattttgacCATTGTTCAATTgttctattatatataattgagggGTTActaaaaactattaaaattactgatttgaccaaaaaaatttaaagagaataaatgaaataaaggtaaatttggatatttaaaaattagtacaacaaaaggttttttttataatagtataaatagataatctgctattaaaaaaatgtgttaattacacttaaatccctttctgaaaatataaaactagGCTTTCTACcaaaaaagttttcaaagtacatttatattttttgtgtaatacTCTCAACATCTCATTCCATGGCACTATAGATACCATGAGATTTCCTATTAATGATGTTGCATATCATAATCactcatttattatattttttatacatattctttttattatatcaaaataaaaaaaaatagggatgacacttaaaagggaaataaaaaaatttgtatttaaaatttttaaaactgaCTTATCGtcatcaaaaatcaaaaactaACTATGTGAAACTCAATATGTGGGTCAATATCAGGACGGATCCAGAAATGAACTCGTTCTGATGGGACGAAAATACTGTTACATtgtatttatctatatatatatttagtttagCTTACTTGCACCATAAtccattttaataaattaaaaggtcTTCAagcttttgtatttatatattattttaaaaaaaataatctcaaTTAAAGTTATCCAGAAAGATTGATGGTTTGGGATAGATGTCAACTTGTAATAGATAGGATCATAGGACTGGAGCATGGTCCCATGACGAAGAAAATCAGTTCCTATACCGTACACTGCCCTAGATTATGACGTGTCACCTGTTGATTGGATAGTTTCATTTAATGCCCTCGTTGACCAAATTTACACATGTTTCAATTCAAGGTGAAATAAACTACAACTAAAAGGGTCTCATTGAAAACGGtcaaatacatattatttattgaattcgaaatctaaattttttaaattatcagatactaatataaaaattattatgtaagtATACTCACAATTATCTCATTTAaccattttgtatttataattttatagtacaTATATCGTGCgctatagaaaaaaatttatacagcATTCGATCGAATAATATGATAGAATAAATTCATTGTATTTGTTTAGacaataatcaattttatttcacatTGTTTGAGCTAACTTGTAAgcattattacatttatattcttGCTATAGGGACttggatttttttgttgatactttgacaaaagtaatttttgcaGTTAgctaaaaaaagtatttttgatcgttctatttttttttattgaaaaagttTATGAAAGACTGCAAGCgcattatgattaaaatttagataatatgtgttttggaaaaataaaagtgcCATATTTGctccaaaaataaagta from Sesamum indicum cultivar Zhongzhi No. 13 linkage group LG3, S_indicum_v1.0, whole genome shotgun sequence harbors:
- the LOC105158288 gene encoding random slug protein 5, with protein sequence MEEEDIFHSPQTVLEERDEKADDDEKRKLRLMRATVDTKDPSCKEIDELTLRRFLRARDLDVEKASAMFLKYLAWRRTFVPKGYISESEIRDEIEQKKMFMQGRDKQGRPIAVVFASRHFAAKGGVDEFRRFLVFALDRLCSRIPDGQEKFTIIGDIEGFGYCNSDVRGTIAAINILQEYYPERLGKLYVIHVPYIFMTLWKIVAPFIDKNTRKKIVFVENKRLHATLLEDIDESQLPEVYGGKLELIPIQNG
- the LOC105158289 gene encoding pentatricopeptide repeat-containing protein At5g50990, whose amino-acid sequence is MEVVRRRLVSPGSSLRWSHTTIFTPRPYSTVASPQTLYSVSDDQKLFRILESCKLSPDFRTAVSVHGKIIKHGYGTCPLLLSMLTKVYVACEKPNLARQLLSDVCFLNCDVVSANLLIDSFMKAGEIDVAKKVFSALPARDVVTWNSTIGGCVKNGFFLEAIGMFKEMLRTKFEPDGFTFSSVITACSRLGALNHGKWVHGLMIEKKIKLNYILSSALVDMYSRCGRIETAKSIFDAAQRTNNVSIWNAMINGLAMHGLAVDAISMFKAMEGDNVSPDAVTFIGLLTACSHCGFVEQGRKYFNLMKNDYSIQPQLEHYGAMVDLFARAGLLEEAYAMINKMPMEPDVVIWRTLLSACRTLKNPELGEEVVAKIKHLGSGDYVLLSNTYCSTKKWDNAETVRWSMHKKGVRKSTGKSWVELHGDIHHFRAGDRSHPETEAIHKLLEALIHRTKMEGYVSSPDLVLMDISEEEKEENLNYHSEKLALAFGILKSSPGTEIPISKNLRTCVDCHCWMKIVSKVLHRVITVRDRIRFHRFERGSCTCGDYW